From the genome of Vibrio gangliei, one region includes:
- a CDS encoding peptide ABC transporter substrate-binding protein, giving the protein MKQSLIASAVLFAASLSAQAADVSPSDVLAKQQELVRGNGAEPSTLDPTFVNSGMPGDIIDNDMFEGFLIENAHGQIIAGQAIKWVVSEDGKIVTFTLRDGLKWSNGEPVLASDFVFAWQRAVDPNTGNNTGHYFTTANIVNAEAILKGDKPASSLGIKALDDKTVEIQLAKPTPYFLSLMSIKTFFPLPKKVVEKFGDQWTRPENIVTNGAYKLVKWVPNEYVEVARNPQYWNNDKTVINKVTYLGLESQAAELARFQAGEIDMTNRVQLEYYQKLIKENPAQIKAQPLLGTYLYSFNIKQKPFDDVRVRQALSMAVDRDILVEKITGQGEPAAYSLVPPTIPDYQSALPEFAKLDQKQRMEKAAALLKEAGYDQQHPLSFTLTYNTSENHKKIALALASMWKPLGVKVELRNMEWQAYVASKGEGDYQMARSWAFADYPEPSGLLDSFTCGHVANESGYCDPKFDDLMKKASNEADQTKRYQIYQQAEALLNQAEPFIPLHHYMHTRLVRETLKGFPDNNPKGNIYAKDMYFVQPK; this is encoded by the coding sequence GCTAAACAACAAGAACTCGTAAGAGGAAACGGTGCTGAGCCAAGTACATTGGACCCAACATTTGTTAATTCAGGCATGCCTGGTGACATTATCGATAACGATATGTTTGAAGGTTTTTTGATTGAAAATGCGCATGGACAAATTATCGCAGGTCAAGCCATAAAATGGGTGGTTTCTGAAGATGGCAAAATCGTTACTTTCACACTGCGTGATGGCTTGAAGTGGTCAAACGGGGAGCCAGTTTTAGCGTCTGATTTCGTGTTTGCGTGGCAAAGAGCGGTGGACCCAAATACGGGCAATAATACCGGTCATTACTTTACCACGGCTAACATAGTTAACGCGGAAGCAATTCTAAAAGGCGATAAACCAGCTTCATCATTAGGTATCAAAGCTCTTGATGATAAAACGGTAGAAATTCAGTTAGCCAAACCAACGCCTTATTTCTTGAGTTTAATGAGCATCAAAACTTTCTTCCCACTGCCAAAAAAAGTAGTGGAGAAATTTGGCGATCAATGGACTCGCCCTGAGAACATAGTCACTAACGGTGCGTACAAATTAGTAAAATGGGTGCCGAATGAATACGTAGAAGTGGCTCGCAATCCTCAATATTGGAATAACGATAAAACCGTCATTAATAAAGTGACTTACTTAGGTCTTGAGTCGCAAGCTGCCGAATTAGCACGTTTTCAAGCGGGTGAAATCGACATGACCAACCGAGTGCAGCTTGAGTACTATCAAAAACTCATCAAAGAAAATCCAGCTCAAATTAAAGCGCAGCCATTACTTGGTACTTATTTATATTCTTTCAATATCAAGCAAAAACCGTTTGATGATGTTCGTGTACGCCAAGCTCTGAGCATGGCCGTTGACCGTGATATTTTAGTTGAAAAAATCACAGGACAAGGCGAACCCGCTGCTTATTCGCTTGTGCCACCTACAATTCCAGATTATCAATCCGCATTGCCAGAGTTTGCTAAGCTTGATCAAAAGCAGCGCATGGAAAAGGCTGCAGCGCTCTTGAAAGAGGCAGGTTATGACCAGCAGCATCCACTTTCATTTACCTTGACTTATAACACCAGTGAAAACCATAAGAAGATTGCGTTAGCCTTGGCATCAATGTGGAAGCCACTGGGTGTAAAAGTCGAATTAAGAAATATGGAATGGCAGGCGTATGTTGCGAGCAAAGGGGAAGGTGATTACCAAATGGCTCGCTCTTGGGCATTTGCCGATTATCCAGAGCCATCAGGTTTACTCGATAGTTTTACCTGTGGTCATGTCGCCAATGAAAGTGGCTACTGTGATCCGAAATTTGATGATTTAATGAAAAAAGCAAGCAATGAAGCAGATCAAACTAAGCGCTATCAGATCTACCAGCAAGCAGAAGCATTATTGAATCAAGCAGAACCATTTATTCCTCTGCACCATTACATGCACACAAGACTGGTTCGTGAAACGCTAAAAGGGTTCCCTGACAACAACCCGAAAGGCAATATTTACGCGAAAGACATGTATTTTGTGCAGCCTAAATAA
- the yjeH gene encoding L-methionine/branched-chain amino acid transporter: protein MSQELNKDITLLGGVGQLSTTLLGTGLFMIPAIAANLAGEWSLWAWVILFLAICPIALTFAILGKQYPNAGGTAYFVKQAFNRRAERSVAWLFLSVLPVGLPAALTLAGGFGKALLPEVMANQYFAEVLSLLLILALTLLGSKSSSQFQALIAFGIFALVAVFFWQGDILLPDIAMPALNPSSIVPLGSALAVMFWCFVGIEAFSHMGEEFKKPQRDFPIAIILGCFVAGFIYWACSVVILKFHAFEPNVAAHSSIPWLSEQLLGDKASIMITVIGYFACFASINLYTQSMIRLVWAQSRDYQPHSRLAQLSKRGVPTGATYAVAAVLFLSISLSHIVNLDLELLVKLANSVFVLLYLLAMFSAFRLLTGWAKYLAGFSTLLCTVVFICLGWSMLYALTIFILLMLPWGTWFKKRTATEYSLK from the coding sequence ATGAGCCAAGAACTGAACAAAGACATCACTTTACTTGGTGGTGTCGGGCAACTCTCCACCACTTTATTAGGCACAGGGCTTTTTATGATCCCAGCTATCGCCGCCAACCTTGCTGGTGAGTGGTCTCTGTGGGCTTGGGTCATTTTATTTCTCGCCATCTGCCCAATTGCTCTCACTTTTGCGATCCTCGGTAAGCAATATCCAAACGCAGGTGGCACAGCCTACTTTGTCAAACAAGCTTTTAACCGCAGGGCTGAGCGCAGTGTTGCTTGGCTGTTTTTAAGTGTATTGCCCGTTGGCTTACCTGCTGCGTTAACGCTCGCAGGTGGGTTCGGTAAAGCCTTACTGCCAGAGGTTATGGCCAATCAATATTTCGCTGAAGTATTGAGCCTATTGCTTATTCTGGCTTTAACGTTACTCGGCAGCAAATCTTCTTCCCAATTTCAAGCCTTAATCGCATTCGGTATTTTTGCACTGGTGGCGGTGTTCTTTTGGCAAGGTGACATTTTGCTACCTGACATTGCCATGCCAGCATTAAATCCTTCATCCATTGTGCCTCTTGGCAGTGCTTTGGCGGTGATGTTCTGGTGCTTTGTGGGGATTGAGGCGTTTTCTCACATGGGAGAAGAATTTAAAAAACCTCAACGAGATTTCCCTATTGCCATCATTCTGGGGTGTTTTGTTGCCGGTTTCATTTATTGGGCGTGTTCTGTGGTGATCTTAAAATTCCACGCTTTTGAACCTAATGTGGCAGCGCACAGCTCAATTCCTTGGCTAAGCGAGCAATTACTTGGCGACAAAGCGAGCATTATGATCACAGTAATTGGTTACTTTGCCTGCTTTGCGAGCATCAACTTATATACCCAAAGCATGATTAGATTGGTGTGGGCACAAAGCCGCGATTACCAACCACACAGTCGATTAGCGCAACTGTCTAAACGAGGTGTGCCTACGGGGGCAACCTATGCAGTGGCGGCGGTGTTATTTCTCTCCATTTCGTTAAGCCATATCGTCAATTTGGACCTCGAATTGCTCGTCAAATTAGCCAACAGTGTATTTGTGCTGCTTTATCTGCTCGCCATGTTTTCGGCATTTCGCTTGCTGACTGGCTGGGCAAAATATCTCGCCGGATTTTCGACTTTACTTTGTACTGTTGTGTTCATCTGCTTAGGCTGGAGCATGCTCTATGCCCTCACTATTTTCATTTTATTGATGCTGCCTTGGGGTACATGGTTCAAGAAACGTACGGCAACGGAATACAGCCTAAAATAA
- a CDS encoding AEC family transporter, with translation MSGIIEQFLFSASITGPICLMLLLGVFLRRIHIINDTFIDIASKLVFKVTLPALLFLSIIKSDSISDSSIPLVGFAVIANIAFFIFSTFTVKWLMKDGSQNGVIIQGAFRSNTGIIGLAYVANAYGNEGVAIAAIYVAAVTVLYNILAVITLSPKNQQPDVNTYKNMLISIIKNPLIIAILLAFSLHEFSVTVPQMLLHTGQYFANMTLPLALLCTGGSLNISELRHDKAANIISSSYKLILCPLLITLGGYWYGFHGLELGIIFFMSSSPAAAASYVMARAMGGNATLAANIIALTTVGSIVTCTLGIVLLSSLNLM, from the coding sequence ATGTCAGGCATTATCGAGCAGTTTCTCTTTTCCGCGTCCATTACTGGTCCTATTTGCCTCATGTTGCTACTGGGTGTGTTCCTGAGACGAATCCATATTATCAATGACACCTTTATCGATATAGCCTCTAAATTGGTGTTTAAGGTTACCCTCCCTGCCTTACTGTTTTTAAGTATTATTAAATCGGACTCCATCAGTGATAGCAGTATTCCGCTTGTCGGCTTTGCGGTGATAGCCAATATTGCGTTTTTTATCTTTTCCACTTTTACCGTGAAATGGTTAATGAAAGATGGCAGTCAAAATGGTGTGATCATTCAAGGGGCATTTCGCTCTAACACAGGGATTATTGGCCTCGCTTATGTTGCCAATGCCTATGGCAATGAAGGGGTGGCAATTGCGGCCATTTATGTTGCTGCAGTGACCGTACTGTATAACATCTTAGCGGTGATCACTTTATCGCCTAAAAATCAGCAACCGGACGTCAATACCTACAAAAACATGCTGATTTCTATTATCAAAAATCCACTGATCATTGCAATTCTTCTTGCTTTCAGCTTGCATGAATTCTCAGTCACGGTGCCACAAATGTTACTGCATACGGGGCAATATTTTGCCAATATGACATTGCCTCTCGCATTATTGTGCACCGGTGGTTCTTTAAATATCAGTGAGTTACGCCACGATAAAGCCGCCAACATCATTTCAAGCAGTTACAAGCTAATTTTGTGTCCATTGCTTATCACCTTAGGTGGGTATTGGTACGGATTTCATGGTTTAGAGCTGGGTATTATTTTCTTTATGAGCTCTTCCCCTGCTGCGGCAGCTAGCTATGTGATGGCAAGGGCCATGGGCGGTAATGCGACCCTCGCTGCCAATATTATTGCGTTAACCACCGTAGGATCCATTGTGACCTGCACACTCGGCATTGTATTACTTTCCAGCCTCAACTTGATGTAG
- a CDS encoding alpha/beta hydrolase, with protein sequence MSNKIYFNTPSRFSLKRSLVNVSTRLHHTLARKHAIKTAKKLLLTPARLKVKNTEPQGIVRGKVSCDEGTLTTYSLGQGPIWLVTHGWSGSTSQFYPLMEHIAQQGFTALAFDYAGHGESEGRYGHLPAFVNALEAMADSCGDIVGIAAHSMGSAAVLESKHEKLQSIPLLLVAPVLDYLENLMRAVSRSGFSMKLFNEVISEVEQEYQYPLQSINPQQHLLERQSTTIIVHDDADRFAKLPISQMMAKQSALVELVTTTGFGHSRIMTSQQVMDAFDRLALADTKVNRY encoded by the coding sequence ATGAGCAATAAAATTTATTTTAATACCCCAAGTCGTTTTAGCTTAAAGCGCAGTTTGGTGAATGTGTCTACTCGTCTTCACCATACATTAGCGCGAAAGCATGCGATTAAAACGGCAAAAAAGTTATTGCTGACCCCTGCTCGCTTAAAGGTGAAGAACACAGAGCCTCAAGGCATTGTGCGTGGCAAAGTTTCATGTGATGAAGGCACGTTAACCACCTATTCCTTAGGCCAAGGTCCGATTTGGTTAGTCACGCACGGATGGTCGGGTTCCACCTCACAATTTTATCCGTTGATGGAGCATATTGCTCAACAAGGCTTTACCGCATTGGCCTTTGATTATGCTGGTCATGGTGAAAGTGAAGGGCGTTATGGGCACTTGCCCGCGTTTGTGAATGCGCTGGAAGCGATGGCGGATTCTTGTGGTGACATTGTTGGTATTGCGGCTCACAGTATGGGCAGTGCAGCGGTATTGGAATCGAAACATGAGAAACTTCAGAGTATTCCATTACTGCTGGTTGCGCCGGTGTTGGACTATTTGGAAAACTTAATGCGAGCCGTCTCACGTTCAGGGTTTTCGATGAAACTGTTTAACGAAGTGATCTCCGAAGTCGAGCAGGAGTACCAATATCCGCTTCAATCCATTAATCCTCAGCAACACTTACTTGAACGTCAAAGCACAACGATCATTGTGCATGATGATGCAGATCGATTTGCTAAATTGCCGATTAGCCAAATGATGGCAAAACAAAGCGCTTTGGTTGAATTAGTGACGACAACAGGTTTTGGGCACAGCAGAATCATGACTTCTCAACAAGTGATGGATGCATTTGATCGCCTTGCGCTTGCTGATACTAAGGTCAACAGATACTAG
- the ppnP gene encoding pyrimidine/purine nucleoside phosphorylase: MIKENTYFEGSVKSLGFTQQDGDSSVGVMAAGEYTFGTAAPERMTVVKGALTVKLPGTQDWVTYQSGESFNVIGDSSFDLKVEVATAYLCEYL; the protein is encoded by the coding sequence ATGATCAAAGAAAATACTTATTTCGAAGGCAGCGTTAAATCTCTTGGTTTTACTCAACAAGACGGCGATAGCAGCGTTGGTGTGATGGCTGCGGGTGAATACACATTTGGCACCGCTGCCCCAGAGCGTATGACCGTCGTCAAAGGCGCATTAACGGTGAAGCTGCCTGGCACACAAGATTGGGTGACCTATCAATCTGGCGAATCTTTCAATGTGATTGGTGATTCGTCTTTTGACTTGAAAGTTGAAGTGGCAACGGCTTACCTTTGTGAGTATTTGTAA
- a CDS encoding isochorismatase family protein, producing the protein MPITVLDPKTALIVIDLQKGILALPTCHDTDPVVEKSCQLIEAFRSKQQPVVLVNVAGGAPGRNEQVASHGELPADWAELDARLDVQPSDHLVTKKTWGAFTNTDLDEYLKANQVTQVVVVGVATSIGVESTARQAWELGYNVTLATDAMTDLNLDTHNNSVNLIFPRLAETGSTQDVLSLLNA; encoded by the coding sequence ATGCCTATTACCGTTCTTGACCCTAAAACAGCCTTGATCGTCATTGATTTACAAAAAGGTATTTTGGCTTTGCCAACTTGCCATGACACGGATCCGGTTGTTGAGAAGTCTTGCCAACTTATTGAAGCGTTTCGATCTAAGCAGCAGCCTGTTGTACTGGTTAACGTAGCGGGCGGCGCACCAGGTCGTAATGAACAAGTGGCTTCGCATGGCGAACTACCCGCTGATTGGGCTGAATTAGATGCTCGCTTAGATGTTCAACCAAGCGATCACCTAGTGACTAAGAAAACTTGGGGCGCATTTACCAATACCGATTTAGATGAATACTTAAAAGCTAATCAGGTGACACAAGTGGTGGTCGTGGGTGTTGCGACCAGTATTGGCGTGGAGTCGACTGCACGTCAAGCGTGGGAGTTGGGTTACAACGTTACTCTTGCGACGGATGCGATGACAGACCTGAACCTAGATACACATAACAACAGCGTTAATCTGATTTTCCCGCGTTTAGCCGAGACAGGTTCAACTCAAGATGTATTATCGCTTCTTAATGCTTAA
- a CDS encoding succinylglutamate desuccinylase/aspartoacylase family protein: MHQQKEPKLVGVDKSERGEKRRVKKNSPFEFMGHTVQAGERKVLEIEAAKLYTHSPLSIPVEIIHGKQAGPILMVNAAIHGDELNGVEIVRQLIEKIDANKLKGTLIAVPIVNVFGFIHKSRYLPDRRDLNRCFPGSEQGSLASRIAYTFFTDVAKKADYIIDLHTGAIHRTNLPQIRACLDNPETLRMAKAFGTPVIIDAALRDGSLRAEAEKFGTPVLTYEAGEALRFEPIAINAGILGVQRVMQALGMQRMSRKKVPESVIAKSTNWVRAESDGILRTMVTLGDRVHKGQVLAYISSPLGHEEITMNAPKDGIVIGQQTLPLVNEGDAVFHLAYFSEDNDEVGDKVESYIDQVIEHVEAKEESITTGFIAVPNQDRDKINN, from the coding sequence ATGCATCAGCAAAAGGAACCAAAACTCGTGGGCGTGGATAAATCTGAGCGTGGCGAAAAAAGAAGAGTGAAAAAAAATTCACCTTTTGAATTCATGGGCCATACCGTACAAGCCGGTGAACGTAAAGTATTGGAAATCGAAGCAGCGAAACTCTATACCCATTCGCCGCTTTCGATTCCTGTTGAAATTATTCATGGTAAGCAAGCTGGGCCGATTTTGATGGTCAACGCTGCGATTCATGGCGATGAGCTCAATGGTGTTGAAATTGTGCGTCAATTGATCGAAAAAATTGATGCCAACAAACTCAAAGGCACCCTCATTGCGGTGCCAATCGTGAACGTATTTGGCTTTATTCATAAGTCACGTTATTTGCCTGACCGCCGTGACTTGAACCGTTGTTTTCCGGGTTCAGAGCAAGGCTCTCTGGCTTCACGTATCGCTTACACGTTCTTTACCGATGTGGCGAAAAAAGCGGATTACATCATTGATTTGCACACTGGCGCGATTCATAGAACCAACTTGCCGCAAATCCGTGCTTGCTTAGATAACCCAGAAACACTGCGCATGGCGAAAGCCTTCGGCACACCAGTGATCATTGATGCTGCGCTGCGTGACGGTTCATTACGTGCTGAAGCAGAGAAATTTGGCACGCCAGTGTTAACTTATGAAGCCGGTGAAGCGCTTCGCTTTGAGCCCATTGCCATCAATGCGGGTATTTTAGGTGTACAACGTGTAATGCAAGCCTTAGGTATGCAGCGCATGAGTCGTAAAAAAGTTCCTGAGTCGGTGATTGCAAAATCAACCAATTGGGTTCGCGCAGAAAGCGACGGCATTCTTCGTACTATGGTGACCTTGGGTGACCGAGTACACAAAGGGCAAGTGCTGGCTTATATCAGCTCACCGCTTGGACATGAAGAAATCACCATGAACGCACCAAAAGATGGCATCGTGATTGGTCAGCAAACATTGCCATTGGTGAACGAAGGTGATGCGGTTTTCCACCTCGCTTACTTTAGTGAAGACAATGACGAAGTGGGTGATAAAGTCGAAAGTTACATCGACCAAGTGATTGAACACGTCGAAGCGAAAGAAGAAAGCATTACGACTGGCTTTATTGCAGTCCCGAACCAAGATCGCGATAAAATCAATAATTAA
- the rimK gene encoding 30S ribosomal protein S6--L-glutamate ligase, which produces MKIGILSRNRSLYSTKRLIEACQKRGHEVKVIDALRCYMNINSDKPEIHFKGEELKDFDAIVPRIGASVTFYGTAVLRQFEMMGVYPVNESVAITRSRDKLRSMQLLSRKGIGMPITGFASKPDDIKDLLDMVGGAPVVIKLLEGTQGIGVVLAETRKAAESVVEAFMGLKANIMVQEYIKEAGGADIRCFVIGDKVIAAMKRQAGEGEFRSNLHRGGTASLVRITPEERKTAVAAAKIMGLNVAGVDLLRSSRGPLVMEVNSSPGLEGIEAATGKDVAGMIVDFIEKNASAKGTKTRGRG; this is translated from the coding sequence ATGAAAATCGGAATTTTATCTCGTAACCGCTCTTTATATTCTACTAAGCGTTTAATCGAGGCTTGCCAAAAACGCGGTCATGAAGTGAAAGTGATTGATGCGCTACGTTGTTATATGAACATCAACTCAGATAAGCCTGAGATTCATTTTAAAGGTGAAGAGCTGAAAGATTTTGATGCGATTGTTCCGCGTATCGGTGCTTCTGTAACGTTTTACGGCACAGCGGTTTTACGCCAATTTGAAATGATGGGCGTTTACCCGGTCAATGAATCCGTGGCGATTACCCGTTCTCGCGACAAACTACGCTCTATGCAGCTGCTTTCTCGAAAAGGCATCGGCATGCCAATCACGGGCTTTGCGAGTAAACCTGATGATATTAAAGACCTACTCGACATGGTTGGCGGCGCGCCAGTGGTGATCAAACTACTCGAAGGCACGCAAGGTATTGGCGTGGTATTAGCAGAAACACGTAAGGCCGCCGAAAGCGTGGTTGAAGCCTTTATGGGCTTGAAAGCCAACATCATGGTACAAGAATACATTAAAGAAGCAGGCGGCGCGGATATTCGCTGTTTTGTGATTGGCGATAAAGTGATTGCCGCCATGAAACGTCAAGCTGGCGAAGGGGAATTCCGTTCTAACCTTCACCGTGGCGGTACTGCTTCATTAGTACGAATTACACCTGAAGAGCGTAAAACCGCCGTCGCTGCAGCCAAAATCATGGGCTTAAATGTAGCGGGGGTCGATTTACTTCGCTCTTCTCGTGGTCCTTTAGTCATGGAGGTGAACTCATCACCAGGTCTTGAAGGTATTGAAGCCGCAACAGGGAAAGATGTTGCAGGCATGATTGTGGACTTTATTGAAAAGAATGCATCAGCAAAAGGAACCAAAACTCGTGGGCGTGGATAA
- a CDS encoding ATP-dependent zinc protease family protein: protein MTNKIIVGWREMLALPELGIEQIKAKVDTGARSSCLHTFKIEPFEQDGELWVRFWIHPEQKNDDYVKECVAKVIDQRTVKDSGGHEEQRYVIKTLLRFNNEEWPIEVTLTNRENMLFRMLLGRTAMHHRIIVDPTASFLIASPETH from the coding sequence ATGACAAATAAAATCATTGTAGGATGGCGGGAAATGCTTGCTTTACCAGAGCTTGGCATTGAACAAATCAAGGCAAAAGTCGATACCGGTGCGCGCAGTTCTTGCCTGCATACCTTTAAGATTGAGCCGTTTGAACAAGATGGCGAATTGTGGGTCCGTTTCTGGATTCACCCTGAACAAAAAAATGATGATTACGTAAAAGAATGCGTAGCAAAAGTTATCGACCAACGTACAGTGAAAGATTCTGGCGGTCATGAAGAACAGCGCTATGTCATTAAAACCCTTCTCCGATTTAATAATGAAGAGTGGCCCATCGAAGTCACCCTCACCAATCGTGAGAATATGCTATTTAGAATGTTGTTAGGACGTACGGCCATGCACCATCGCATTATTGTCGACCCTACCGCTTCTTTTTTAATTGCTTCACCTGAGACACATTAG
- the cysM gene encoding cysteine synthase CysM translates to MSENPTSEFPTIEAYVGQTPLVRLQRLVTDNQSTVLVKLEGNNPAGSVKDRPALNMIIQAEARGTIKPGDTIIEATSGNTGIALAMAAAIKGYKMILIMPDNSTQERKDSMRAYGAELILVTKEQGMEGARDLALQMQSEGKGIVLDQFNNADNPDAHFNSTGPEIWQQSLGKITHFVSSMGTTGTIVGVSRYLKTQNPDVCIVGLQPSEGSAIPGIRRWPKEYLPGIYDDSTIDQVIDIDQKSAEDTARALAREEGISAGVSSGGAVFAAIEIAKQNPGSVVVAIVCDRGDRYLSSGLFS, encoded by the coding sequence GTGTCTGAAAATCCAACTTCTGAATTTCCAACGATCGAAGCTTATGTTGGCCAAACGCCTTTAGTCCGATTACAACGCTTGGTAACTGACAATCAAAGTACGGTTTTAGTCAAACTAGAAGGCAACAACCCAGCGGGCTCGGTGAAAGACCGCCCTGCCCTCAATATGATTATCCAAGCAGAAGCCCGTGGCACCATAAAACCAGGTGACACTATCATTGAAGCCACCAGCGGGAACACAGGTATTGCATTGGCGATGGCTGCCGCGATTAAAGGCTATAAGATGATTCTCATCATGCCGGATAACTCAACCCAAGAACGTAAAGACTCGATGCGAGCCTATGGCGCAGAACTGATTTTAGTCACCAAAGAACAAGGCATGGAAGGCGCGCGCGATCTTGCTTTGCAAATGCAGAGTGAAGGCAAAGGGATTGTGCTCGATCAATTCAATAATGCAGATAACCCAGATGCGCACTTCAATTCAACGGGGCCTGAAATTTGGCAGCAAAGCCTCGGCAAAATCACGCATTTTGTGTCGAGCATGGGTACAACGGGCACGATTGTTGGTGTTTCTCGTTATCTCAAAACGCAAAACCCCGATGTGTGTATTGTCGGTTTACAGCCATCCGAAGGTAGCGCTATCCCAGGCATCCGCCGTTGGCCGAAAGAATATTTACCAGGCATTTATGATGATTCCACCATTGACCAAGTCATCGATATAGACCAAAAATCCGCAGAAGATACCGCTCGTGCTCTAGCGCGAGAAGAAGGGATCAGTGCAGGAGTAAGCTCAGGTGGCGCAGTCTTTGCTGCAATTGAAATAGCCAAACAAAATCCCGGTTCTGTTGTTGTTGCGATCGTATGTGACCGTGGTGATCGCTACTTATCCTCTGGACTATTTTCTTAA
- the cysP gene encoding thiosulfate ABC transporter substrate-binding protein CysP: MKRIKTALATLFIASSFNASAADQTIMNSSYDIARELFATYNPIFEKHWQEKTGKTVEIKQSHGGSSAQARSILQGLSADVVTFNQVTDVQVLHDKGKLIPADWQSKLSNASSPYYSTTAFLVRKGNPKNIQDWGDLAREGVASVFPNPKTSGNARYTYLAALGYAQKTFGKDNEAKQDAFLKQMLANVAVFDTGGRGATTSFVERKIGDVLITFESEVNNIRKQYGEDNYEVVVPKTSILAEFPVAVVERNAKRNGTTEVATEYLSYLYSEEAQRMLAGFNYRVHDEKVKAEFADRFPEVELLTVEEIAGGWDNAMKTQFANGAKLDQLQRR; this comes from the coding sequence ATGAAACGAATCAAAACCGCACTTGCAACGCTATTCATTGCAAGCTCATTTAACGCATCAGCCGCCGATCAAACCATTATGAATTCATCTTATGATATCGCGCGTGAATTGTTTGCCACTTATAACCCAATCTTTGAAAAGCACTGGCAAGAGAAAACCGGCAAAACGGTTGAGATCAAACAGTCTCACGGTGGATCTTCTGCTCAAGCACGTTCCATTCTGCAAGGGTTGTCTGCCGATGTGGTGACATTTAATCAAGTGACAGACGTACAAGTATTGCATGATAAAGGTAAATTGATCCCTGCGGATTGGCAGAGTAAGTTGTCAAATGCAAGTTCACCATATTACTCAACTACCGCGTTTTTGGTACGTAAAGGTAACCCTAAAAATATTCAAGATTGGGGCGATCTAGCACGTGAAGGCGTGGCATCGGTTTTCCCTAACCCGAAAACATCTGGTAACGCACGTTACACTTACCTAGCCGCTCTCGGCTATGCACAAAAAACGTTTGGTAAAGATAACGAAGCCAAACAAGATGCGTTCCTAAAACAAATGCTGGCTAACGTTGCCGTATTTGATACAGGCGGCCGTGGCGCAACAACGTCTTTCGTTGAGCGTAAAATTGGCGACGTTCTTATCACGTTCGAATCGGAAGTAAACAATATCCGTAAACAATACGGTGAAGATAACTACGAAGTGGTGGTGCCAAAAACGTCTATCTTAGCTGAATTCCCAGTGGCAGTGGTTGAGCGTAATGCAAAACGTAACGGCACAACGGAAGTGGCAACGGAATACCTTTCTTACTTATACAGTGAAGAAGCACAGCGCATGCTAGCCGGTTTTAACTACCGTGTGCATGATGAAAAAGTGAAAGCGGAATTTGCAGACCGTTTCCCTGAAGTCGAGCTGTTAACTGTAGAAGAGATTGCTGGTGGTTGGGATAACGCAATGAAAACTCAATTTGCCAATGGTGCGAAACTCGATCAACTTCAACGTCGTTAA